TCGCCGGCAAAGTAGCAGTTGTTACAGGCGCGGCCCGCGGCATTGGTGCAGCAATCGCCAGAACCCTGCACCGCGACGGAGCCAAAGTGGTAGCTGTGGACATCCCGGCAGCCGGGGATCATCTGGCAGCAGTAGCCAACGAAGTACGCGGGACCGCCCTGCAGCTTGATATCAGCCGGGATGACGCAGGACACCGGATCATCGAACACGCGGTGGAACGCCATAGCCGGCTCGACATCGTGGTCCACAACGCAGGAATCACCCGTGACAGGCTGCTGGCCAACATGGACGAGGGCCGCTGGCAGTCAGTCATCGCGGTCAACATCGCCGCCCAACTGAGGATTAACGAAGCCCTTCTGGCATCGGAGCATTTCAAGGAATCACCGCGCATCGTCTCGGTTGCTTCCACCAGCGGCATCGCTGGAAATAGGGGGCAGACCAACTACGGCGCGTCCAAGGGTGGCGTCATAGGGATGGTCAGGTCCACAGCGGCCCTGATGGAACCTTTCGGCGGGACAATCAACGCCGTAGCTCCTGGTTTCATTGAAACCGAGATGACGGCAAAAATGCCCTTCGCGATCCGTGAGGCCGCCCGTAGGCTCAACTCCCTCAAGCAGGGGGGCCAGCCCCAGGATGTGGCCGAGGCCATCGCCTTCCTGGCAAGCGACGCTGCCGGCGGAATCTCCGGAGAAGTACTGCGCGTATGCGGGCAGCAACTGGTGGGAGCATGAACCATCCGCAGCCAGTTGTCCTGGGCGAACTGCCGTCCTTGTCCAAGCTGTACGTCAATGCAGCGGCCGCGGCAGCCCGCCGTCGGGTCCTTGGATCCTCCACCGGCAAGAAGCGGCTTCCAGCTGTCAGCCACGAGGTCAGGGGAGTGCGGGCCGACGTCGAGAACCTCACCGCCTACCAACATCTGCTGGGGGAGACAGCCAGTGATACCCTCCCCGCCGGCTACGTGCATGCTTTGGCATTTCCTGTGTCCATGAGCGTCATGAACCGCGAGGATTTT
The sequence above is a segment of the Arthrobacter sp. StoSoilB22 genome. Coding sequences within it:
- a CDS encoding 3-oxoacyl-ACP reductase, whose protein sequence is MTDKYTQLVSQGLGKDVAKKLGLPQPVVLRRHEPGAPLVTGPVLVSGDSAGADDLATTMLGWGLDVRRNALPKEKLGAIILVLDAVQHPEDLGKPVLTAAASLRDLSPNGRVITISRTSQSARNPASAAARQGIDGMLRSLAKELRAGATANGILLDEHLDEHLATTSPSALGALRFFLSGRSAYVDGQFITVRSTSGSLPNDAYKPLAGKVAVVTGAARGIGAAIARTLHRDGAKVVAVDIPAAGDHLAAVANEVRGTALQLDISRDDAGHRIIEHAVERHSRLDIVVHNAGITRDRLLANMDEGRWQSVIAVNIAAQLRINEALLASEHFKESPRIVSVASTSGIAGNRGQTNYGASKGGVIGMVRSTAALMEPFGGTINAVAPGFIETEMTAKMPFAIREAARRLNSLKQGGQPQDVAEAIAFLASDAAGGISGEVLRVCGQQLVGA